TACGATGTACtccgttaaaaaaaaaacatactatGTGAATTAACATGCGATATATTTGCGCAGTTAAATATTTAATGGAATAGGACATGGTAATAAGGAAGTCAATACCTCAAGTGTACCATTGAcaatataattaaaaataagtgtATCGTTGACTAAAGTCAATAATACAAGTGTACTAATTGGAATTTCCCTATTTTATTTAACCGACTTTGTTTAATTGTGaattataattgaattacctttattttattttatttttaagttaTTCTTATTTAAAAAAGGTTGATTACTGCctaaaatttaaatgtttaaataATTTTGATGGAAAAGTGAAAGTTTTTGCAAATCACAATTAGAAAGCGTAATTGATGTTGAGGGATGGCGGGGAAGATAACCATTAACTACAACTTGACGCAAAATAAAACATCCAAAACCTCCAAACTCCGCAATTTCTCCAGAATTCTCAAACATTCAGAGCTAAGACTAGCAAAcccatctttctctctctataaaacaGCAGGTATTTTTTGAATTTATATATTGTAAATTCGATTCTAAGTTTTCAATTCTAATACTCTTGGGGCAAGAAAATTTGGAAAATTGAAGTTCTGGGTTCGAAATGGGAGAGCAAATCAAGTCAGAAATTTACCATGAACGTCAAAGATTACAGTTTTGCCTCCTTCATGCGCTCAATAATCTCTTTCAGGTAAACCTACTTTTCCCCTTCTCTTTAATTGGATTGTTATCAATTGTTCTTGAAAAAGATTCAATCCTGGTGAATTAATTAAGGGTTTTAATTACTTTTAGGAGAAAGATGCATTTAGCCGGGTAGATTTGAATGGAATTGCTGAAGAACTCAATTTGGATGATCCCACCCCAGTAAAATGGAACCCAATTTCTGTTGTCTTTAAGCCTCATCATAATTTGTTTACTGGGAACTATGATGTTAATGTTTTGATTGCTGCCCTTGAAAGAAGAGGTAAGAATGTAGTGTGGCATGATCGGCGAAATGGGGCCGGTTCGATTGCTTCCCTTGAGGGGTCTGAAGATGGGTTAATGGGGATTGTGTTGAATATTCCTGTGAGAAGGTATGGTGGGCTATTGAAGAACAGACATTGGCTTACATTGAGAAAAATTGGTGGAATTTGGTATAATTTGGATAGTGATCTTAAAGCTCCTACCCCGTTCGAGGATGTAGATGATGTTAGGGTATTTTTGGATAGTGTCATTCTTGCTGGTGGTGAAATTCTGCTTGTTATGAATGATAATAAATAGCTAGATTGACTGCTTGTTTATCCGTTAATCATTCTAAGATGTTGAACTCTGCACCTTATGAATTCAGCTTCGGAATCTTTGGGATTTTTGAAGGACGGTAGATGCTTCCGTTTATAATGTTTTTACATGACTCTTTTCTTTTGAGGGTGGAGCCGTGGAGGAAGGAGGTAAAAGATGGATGATGCTTATGTGTTAGGGTTTTCTTGGTAGTGAATGAAATGTTTAGTTGTGGGTTCAGGACTGATTTTGAGCTCTTTCGAAGTAGGCGATAGACTAAAAGCTGAAAACAAACCATGATCGTCATCCTTCTGGTGTCTATCGCGAGAAATGGTCTCAGCAGTTTGCAGTGGTACAGTTCTATTCTTGCCGTGCTGGACTGCTGGTCAGTGCTTTATACTCCTTTCTTCACTGTGAATAGTTGGTTTACTCCATTTTGTATAATGAATACAAATGCAAGTTGTTGTATACTTTCCCTTGAGTTCATGTGTTTTCTATCGTTTTTTTTTGTCATAGACTGTGAATGGTGAAAAGTATAAGATTTCATGATTGTGCAAAAACGCTTCTGTTTTGAGTTCATTATACTTGATGCCTGCTGAAATGTACCAATGGTATGAATCATGGTTCTGCAGCTTCTGCTTCTTTCTAGGTGGGGTTGTTTTTGAAGTTTGTTCTTTATTTCCTCAACGTACATAGTAATAGAAAGAGGAAAGTATCATAGTCTCTGCCTTAAATAATAGAGTAAAGAGTCAGCTGCTTTTGTTTTACTTACATGAGTTACGAATTTGGGGATTCTTAGACCTTTTTTCTCATTAATTTCTTTTGGGATATCTTTCCATATAATTTTACTTTTTACAATGGGAATACCGTTGTGTAAGGGAGAGAAACATTATTGCATTTGGTTCTTATGAGTAAGTCTTGAATGATACAGGGTATAATGAGAACTTTTATGAGCGACATCTATATGGATGGCCGACTTTTTGTGAGATACAGGAATACTGTCAACGGAACTTGAGTGACTTGGACTTGTCCTATTATTTACACCCATCTCATATAAGACTTTGATGGTTCCAATCCATTATATAGTCATGTTCTAGGCTTTTCCCTATCCATTTCTCTACCATCTAGCAAATTAGGAGATAAAGATGATCTGTTGCAACTTTAGTTATCTGTTTTAGGAATCATATCTGTTCGAGATTATTTTCCATAAATGCTTGCTACAGTTTGGTGATTATTTACTTCTTTGGTTAGCTGCCAGCTAATATCAATAATATACCAATAaagttttattattaatattactgtGGAAATTTCGGAGAGCTGGTATAAGTAAACCTTGtgtattttaagtttttaactaTTGACTTCATGTGCCAATTCTTTTGTAAGTGCCCCTAGCCTAAACTCCCTCCTCTCTCCCTCTAGATACCGTTGGCCTGTTCAGATGTCAAGAGATAACACAAAAACACATTTTTTATCAAGACAAGTAGGCAATGAACTTATAATTAAGAGGCAGAACACAAGTAAGGGTATTTCTGGTCATGGGGCGCCATTTTCGAAGAATACCAAGAGTTCACCTTTGCGGTTCTTGAAGTGTTTTGGTGTAGGCATTAGAAATGGAACGAATAGAAGTACCTGTTCATCTAAGAAATCATCTTTAGGGTGCACAAAATCAGTAGATGTAATAGAACCTCATTCAAGAGAAGCCTTAGACGATTGCATTGATTACATTAAGTCCTGTTCTCCATCCCCTGTTTTGAAACATTGTGATCGTAGCCGTAGCATCTAGTTAACTTTCATGATGCTGATTGCTGGTTTCACTCAGGAAGGGATAGCGCCAGAATGTTGCTTCTACAGGGATTTAAAAATTCTGGAAATTGTGTCATTGAGTACTCGTTTTTTACATCAGAATgctgttctttttatttttcgcGTCTGAAATTCTCCTGTAATCACAATCTATGTGAGGATTAAGATTATTACTCTTCTGTTTggatttttcttaactttttaTCTCTTCTCTCCCAATTTATGCACACCAAGATTCAGATTCCTGTGAAAAACCATTATTTTGATACCCTATTGGCCTATTCGCAAAATTGATTGATTTAGTATTAGAGCAAGGGTTACTAGAACTAGACAGTCTCATTCTGCTTTGCCGAACGCCCCATCATATAAAATCCTGCGACTGAATTATGTGTCTAACCTTAAAACTGTGATGTGTCTCTCAGACCCTCAGACTGAAACACAAACACAGCCTAGCACTAAGCATCCTTTAGTTCTTTACTTGAAGAAAAAATCCAAAACAGACCAGAACTCAGAATTTTTACGAAATCAAACTTTATAAAAGAGTTATAATTTCTTGTTTTGAAAAGATCAATGACAAGTTAATCTTTTTAGGCTGTTAGAAATTTCCATAAAGCCTATGCTATGCTTCCTAATAGAAACTCCCATCTTACAAAGGATCTTTTTCACACTCTGTGATGGGTAATTTTATACCACAATTGTTCATGAATTCAGTTAGGAAACCCTGTCATGTCCCACTGAACTTGGACAAGTTACCCAACACCCGGGAAAATGATCAGCCACTCACCTGGAAAGAAAATCTTGTCCACTCTCCGGCCGGGGTTGGATCACCTTAGAAACTAAGTAATATGAACATAGACAGAATGAGCTTGATAAATCCAAATGAAGAGTGTACTTTGTTAAACAATAAAgggcatatatatatatatatatatatatatatatatatatatatatataaaatcatCCAAAAGTAGTAAATGAAGATTTAATATACCAATAAAAACATATATACCAATAAAATCATCCAAGAGTAGTAAATGAAGATTGTTGAATAATAACAGTGGTTTTGAAACATGAACAGAAATTAAATCATCCAATGATAtttatatatagagagagagagactaAAAAGACACTGCAGGAAACTGAGATAAATCATCATCTACACGAGTGTGGTGTATGATCAACTAGTCCTTCTTGGCAAAGAGACCTCCAAAGACACCTCCATTACCGTTCTTCTTCTTGCTCGGAATTGAAACTGTGCCTTTCTTTCCACTGGTGGTGCCGCCCTTCTTTCCACTGGTGGAGCCGCTCGACTTGACATCACCACCCCGAAGAATCGGGTCAGTTTCATAGAATTGATCTTCCTTTGTTATTTTGCCAAGAAGCCAGTCTACAAAGCTCTTTTCTTGCTTGGTTTCTGCCGTGCCTTTGGCTGCTGCCGCTGTGACTACTCTCGAACTGGCCGCTGCACCGAACACGAAGGGCAATGATGACATTATGTTCTCCTTGGGCTGATTGAGTTTGAGCTTAAGCTTTTGTTGTTGAGTTAGATAATGGTGGAGGAAAGCTGCTAAGGGGAGAAGTAATGTATGATAAACAGTTATATTGTGAGAAAGGCTTAGGATAATATATGCAACTTGGGGTGGTGTGAATTTTTCAGCCCTtggaatttatttttattttttatggaaTTGGAATTTATTTATAGAAGTGTTTCCACCACGGGTTTTCCACAAGGTTTTTATAGAtcttatcttttatttattttatttcatttcattttcttttataatttttaattatgtgAGAATTACGATAAATCATCATCATTTGAGTATGGTCGTGTGCTTGACACGTGGCTATCTCTGGCCCATCCTCTTATCGTTGCAACAACAATTTTCTACCATTGCTTGTATTCACTGCCCAAAAGTTTTGGAAACGACTATTTGTAACTCGGCATGGAAAGTGGAAACGTACAACTGTACAAGTATTTTTTATGGCAGGGAGTACTACGCAATACTTTCTACTCTATCGATTTTCTTAGTAATAATATACCTAGTCAGTCTTCACTCCACGAGCATGTTTTACCTCAAACTTCGAGGTAATTGTGTTTGATATTTTAGGTTTATGTAAGAGTATTTACCTATATTTTATTTTACCAAATGAAGGATGAAAATACGCGAGATCAGAATAGAAGTTTTATAGAAAAACATTGATTAATTACTACTATAGCTCTACGAGTACCATCAAATATATCATCATAGTTATCTAAGGTTTCACAACTAGAAATACCATCGCATAATTCATAGTATCACTATAATGTTTTGGGCTAGTAGAAATGATTCTACGCTTTCAATCAAAGGTTAGGCTTTCCCCATTAAGGGCACTTTGAGGGAGGATTCCTTTACCATTCCCCACTTTCAAAATGTGTAGCCTGCTAACCCGAGTGGGTTGACCCATGTGGTGTTCCAACTCAGTAGGTTTTCCAACCCTTAATTGAAATGTTACCGTAGTTACAGATAGCATGCATCTACCACCAATACAAACTTGGGAACCATTTTCCTACTGTTTACCCTTTTATCGTATCTATCTATGCCACACGATTTAATGTCACACTCAAAAGCTTCAAATGCGAGTCCTTTAATGGGGATTAGACTATAAAACTCGAGTGGAGTGGAGTCGAGTACTCCGTAACAATCACATTGTAAAATAAAAGGCAACGATAAGCTctgaaaaaataaaaagcatCGTATATGCTTGCGAATACATTATCTAGTGGTCAGGTCAAAATTTTCCAAGAACAGATAATCAACTAACAACAAATTTATCGAAGGAAAAATCTCCACAAGGATGGGAAGATAATCACTCAATACACTCTTCTTTCTCTAACTGCCAGGGCGCTAGATGTCAAACTGCTTGAACTTGACTTACAAAATCTGAGCGGCGGTGTTCAACTTCTCTGCTAAACTCAGCTGTGTCCTAGTTATGCTAGATAAATATACTAATAATAGTTGGTCCTGATCACACAAAACAAACCATATCAGTTAAATCTACTCCGCCAAAATAACAGCAGACAAGGTAAAAGAATCGAATTACCTGTAGGCTGTCATTCACAAGCTTATCAAAAGCAGAAGGAGATAACTTTGGAAGGGAAGATACTGCCTCTGCAAGGTACCGCCCAATTTTGTTGTCATGAGCTACGCGGTTCTCCTGGAAATATGTAGCAACATTagaaaacacacacacaaaagtTACCCTACAAAGATTGATTGAAAGAAGAGAGTGGAAATGTATTTCAGTTCTTACCACAACATCATCCACATATTTGTAGGTGTCATCGATTAGGGCAAGCAACCTCTCCAGGGTGCTTTCCATGCCTTCCAAATCACTTGGAATTTTGTCTGCCGCGGTTGATTTCAAAAGTTCATCTGTCAACAATAATCAAGTAAATCAATTTTCCCAATTCACCACACTACTGGAGTATTTTTCAAATTTAGTAGGGTTAATTAATCAAGAGAACTAGGGTTAAGTGCCCACATCCAACCCTCTCTGCTTCTGACATTCGAAGTTCTGCAGGAATTTCCTGAAATTGAGCAGCAAGTGACTGGTCTCCAAGAGATAAATTAACAGAGACAAAGGCCTTTATTGTTGCCTCTCCATTTCTGAATGTAGTGTCCACTGTTACATGGACTGGATTTGCAACCTCTCTAGAGTAGAATTCATGGATCAAAGC
This sequence is a window from Spinacia oleracea cultivar Varoflay chromosome 1, BTI_SOV_V1, whole genome shotgun sequence. Protein-coding genes within it:
- the LOC110803049 gene encoding josephin-like protein, encoding MGEQIKSEIYHERQRLQFCLLHALNNLFQEKDAFSRVDLNGIAEELNLDDPTPVKWNPISVVFKPHHNLFTGNYDVNVLIAALERRGKNVVWHDRRNGAGSIASLEGSEDGLMGIVLNIPVRRYGGLLKNRHWLTLRKIGGIWYNLDSDLKAPTPFEDVDDVRVFLDSVILAGGEILLVMNDNK
- the LOC130459888 gene encoding uncharacterized protein, with the protein product MSSLPFVFGAAASSRVVTAAAAKGTAETKQEKSFVDWLLGKITKEDQFYETDPILRGGDVKSSGSTSGKKGGTTSGKKGTVSIPSKKKNGNGGVFGGLFAKKD
- the LOC110803016 gene encoding eukaryotic translation initiation factor 3 subunit F, giving the protein MASGEKTVLQFGGSTSLNVKVHPLVIFNICDCYVRRPDQAERVIGTLLGSVLSDGTVDVRNSYAVPHNEFSDQVALDIEYHHNMLTSHQKVNPKEIIVGWYSTGFGVTGGSALIHEFYSREVANPVHVTVDTTFRNGEATIKAFVSVNLSLGDQSLAAQFQEIPAELRMSEAERVGYELLKSTAADKIPSDLEGMESTLERLLALIDDTYKYVDDVVENRVAHDNKIGRYLAEAVSSLPKLSPSAFDKLVNDSLQDQLLLVYLSSITRTQLSLAEKLNTAAQIL